A single region of the Brassica rapa cultivar Chiifu-401-42 chromosome A03, CAAS_Brap_v3.01, whole genome shotgun sequence genome encodes:
- the LOC103860553 gene encoding kinesin-like protein KIN-4C isoform X1, producing MEAAECVKVAVNIRPLITPELLNGCTDCITVVPKEPQVHIGSHTFTYDFVFGNAGLPCLEIYDHCCSPLVDALFKGYNATVLAYGQTGSGKTYTMGTNYSGDGANCGIIPKVMEDIFKRVGTTKDSTELLIRVSFIEIFKEEVFDLLDSNSPALLKNDGAVQAKHVALSRAPIQIRETAGGGITLAGVTEAEVKTKEEMGSFLARGSLARATGSTNMNSQSSRSHAIFTITLEQKKISSCSSTMTEDAGEDILCAKLHLVDLAGSERAKRTGADGMRLKEGIHINKGLLALGNVISALGDERKRKEGGHVPYRDSKLTRLLQDSLGGNSKTLMIACVSPADTNAEETLNTLKYANRARNIQNKAVINRDPAAAQMQRMRSQIEQLQTELLFYRGDSGAFDELQILKHKVALLETSNRELQNELQERRVACEHFSKRAYDAQVEKDKLIMKIESVRNGKSLDEIETCQDEDVGLINKYVSKIQELEGELLHVRSLKKVSNYKYSESIDSHDDGPRSSNVLFPSSNESSDCEDKVIDVAVCADEVEFQEKELEHCSLQEKLDMELKELDKRLEEKEAEMKRYSSGGTSVLKQHYEKKVHELEQEKRALQREIEGLRQNLASIPSAPGDGAQKLKESYLQKLNTLETQVSELKKKQDAQAQLLRQKQKSDDAARKLQDEIHRIKSQKVQLQQKIKQESEQFRAWKASREKEVMQLKKEGRRNEYEMHKLMALNQKQKLVLQRKTEEASQATKRLKELLENRKASSRETLSGASANGPGTQALMQAIEHEIEVTVRVHEVRSEYERQMEERARMAKEVARLREENELLKNAKISSVDDDTMSPGARNSRIFALENMLATSSNTLVSMASQLSEAEERERVFGGRGRWNQVRTLGDAKSIMNYLFNLASTARCLARDREADCREKDVLIRDLKEKIVKFSSFVRYLEIQKADLAHQVKAQASELIKRSAEENLNNEHSLKKQEARNSVIVHEDMDTSDSDDSDHEREDPDLDDEWKPEQESERESEQESVIKLNRKRNFKVGKRRSSVVPRRSYEENLDSPSDEAVKPTSTSDVCCTCSKSSSCKTMKCQCRATKGSCGPSCGCSSVKCSNRNADGKQNNSTSILEHSESSQEEQQQVLASRGALLLQNALADKPVEETNDGEGTRTRRKPLSDIGNTTGKTNVPKPMKRRKWRKPLLQLVVDPPPATTTPTSSQEPSDSGEANNTKLKLPRSMTSKGSNMLRERNADQGGGESVGNGGFVQSSSGGASGSTTSDEKENHTRRI from the exons ATGGAGGCCGCCGAGTGCGTCAAGGTCGCCGTCAACATTCGTCCGTTGATTACCCCCGAGCTTCTCAATGGATGCACCGATTGCATCACCGTTGTGCCCAAGGAGCCTCAG GTTCACATAGGTTCACACACCTTCACATACGACTTCGTATTTGGGAATGCGGGATTACCGTGTTTGGAGATCTACGATCATTGTTGTTCTCCTCTTGTGGACGCACTGTTTAAAGGATATAACGCTACAGTTCTTGCCTATGGCCAG ACTGGTTCAGGTAAAACTTACACCATGGGGACTAACTATAGTGGAGACGGAGCAAATTGTGGTATTATACCAAAGGTGATGGAAGATATATTTAAAAGAGTGGGGACAACTAAAGATTCGACCGAACTGTTGATAAGGGTGTCTTTTATTGAG ATATTTAAGGAAGAAGTTTTCGATTTGCTTGACTCGAATTCCCCGGCTCTTTTAAAGAATGATGGGGCGGTTCAGGCGAAGCATGTTGCCCTCTCGAGAGCTCCAATTCAGATCAGGGAAACTGCTGGTGGAGGCATTACTTTGGCTGGTGTTACTGAGGCAGAAGTGAAGACGAAAGAGGAGATGGGCTCCTTTCTAGCTCGAGGATCTTTGGCTCGTGCTACTGGCAGCACAAACATGAATAGCCAGTCAAG TCGGTCTCATGCAATCTTCACAATTACGCtggaacaaaagaaaatttctaGTTGTTCTTCCACAATGACTGAAGATGCCGGTGAAGATATACTATGTGCAAAGCTTCATTTGGTCGATCTTGCTGGTTCAGAACGTGCAAAACGAACCGGAGCCGATGGGATGCGCTTGAAAGAAG GAATCCACATCAACAAAGGTCTACTTGCGCTAGGAAATGTAATCAGTGCATTAGGGgatgagagaaagagaaaggaagGAGGTCATGTTCCTTATCGTGACAGCAAGCTCACTCGTTTGCTTCAG GATTCTCTTGGTGGCAATAGTAAAACTTTGATGATTG CTTGTGTAAGTCCCGCTGATACAAATGCTGAGGAGACACTAAACACACTAAAATATGCTAATCGTGCACGCAATATTCAGAATAAAGCCGTG ATTAATCGAGACCCAGCAGCCGCACAAATGCAAAGAATGAGGAGCCAAATTGAGCAACTGCAGACAGAACTCTTGTTCTATAGGGGTGACAGTGGGGCCTTTGATGAGCTCCAG ATCCTCAAGCATAAAGTAGCACTGCTCGAGACAAGCAATCGGGAGCTACAAAATGAACTTCAGGAACGGAGAGTAGCCTGTGAGCATTTCTCAAAACGTGCTTATGACGCTCAG GTTGAGAAGGACAAACTTATAATGAAAATTGAATCTGTTCGCAATGGTAAATCCTTAGATGAGATTGAAACCTGCCAAGATGAG GATGTTGGTTTGATCAACAAGTACGTTTCAAAAATTCAAGAGCTAGAAGGAGAGCTGTTGCATGTCAGAAGCTTAAAGAAAGTCAGTAACTACAAATATTCTGAGTCTATTGATTCCCATGATGATGGGCCCCGTTCGAGTAATGTCTTGTTCCCCTCATCCAACGAGTCGTCAGATTGTGAAGACAAAGTGATTGATGTCGCAG TGTGTGCAGATGAGGTTGAATTTCAAGAAAAGGAGCTTGAACATTGCTCACTTCAAGAAAAGTTAGATATGGAGCTAAAGGAATTGGATAAGAGACTTGAAGAAAAAGAG GCTGAAATGAAGCGTTATTCAAGCGGTGGTACATCTGTTCTCAAACAACATTATGAGAAAAAGGTTCATGAACTAGAACAAGAAAAAAGGGCATTGCAG AGAGAAATTGAAGGGTTGAGACAGAACCTTGCTAGCATACCATCTGCCCCAGGCGATGGTGCCCAAAAACTAAAGGAATCGTATCTTCAGAAACTGAACACGCTTGAAACCCAG GTTTCTGAGTTAAAGAAGAAACAAGATGCACAAGCTCAACTCTTAAGGCAAAAGCAGAAAAGTGACGACGCAGCAAGAAAATTGCAAGATGAAATACACAGAATTAAGTCCCAGAAG GTGCAATTGCAGCAAAAAATTAAGCAAGAATCAGAGCAGTTCAGGGCTTGGAAGGCCTCAAGAGAGAAGGAAGTCATGCAG CTAAAAAAAGAGGGAAGGAGAAACGAGTATGAGATGCACAAGCTCATGGCTCTGAATCAAAAACAGAAGCTG GTTTTGCAAAGAAAGACAGAAGAGGCTTCCCAGGCGACAAAAAGACTCAAAGAGCTTTTAGAAAATCGAAAGGCGTCTTCGCGGGAGACATTGA GTGGTGCAAGTGCTAATGGTCCAGGAACTCAG GCATTGATGCAAGCAATTGAGCATGAGATTGAAGTCACTGTTCGGGTTCACGAAGTGCGTTCTGAGTACGAGAGGCAAATGGAAGA GAGAGCAAGAATGGCGAAGGAAGTTGCAAGGCTAAGGGAAGAAAACGAGTTGCTCAAGAATGCCAAGATAAG CAGCGTTGATGATGATACCATGTCTCCGGGTGCAAGAAACTCAAGGATTTTTGCTCTGGAGAATATGCTTGCGACCTCTTCAAACACTCTCGTTTCCATGGCATCACAATTGTCTGAAGCAGAGGAACGGGAGCGTGTATTTGGTGGAAGAGGGAGGTGGAACCAAGTTCGAACATTAGGTGACGCAAAGAGTATCATGAACTATCTGTTCAATTTGGCATCAACTGCGAG GTGTCTAGCTCGAGATAGAGAAGCAGACTGCAGGGAAAAGGACGTCCTAATAAGAGACCTGAAAGAAAAAATTGTGAAGTTTAGCAGTTTTGTTAGATACTTGGAGATCCAAAAAGCAGACCTCGCGCATCAGGTGAAGGCACAG GCTTCTGAATTGATCAAAAGGTCTGCGGAGGAGAATTTAAACAACGAGCACAGCTTGAAAAAGCAGGAAGCCCGGAACTCGGTTATAGTTCATGAGGACATGGACACCTCTGATTCTGATGACTCGGACCATGAACGGGAAGATCCAGATCTTGACGATGAGTGGAAACCTGAGCAAGAATCAGAGCGTGAGTCGGAGCAGGAATCAGTTATAAAACTGAACAGGAAAAGAAACTTCAAAGTGGGAAAACGGCGCTCTAGTGTGGTGCCGAGGCGTTCATACGAAGAGAACCTGGACTCTCCTTCAGATGAGGCAGTGAAACCCACGTCAACATCTGATGTGTGCTGCACTTGCAGTAAGAGCTCTTCTTGCAAAACGATGAAATGTCAGTGTCGAGCTACAAAGGGATCTTGTGGTCCTTCATGCGGTTGCTCTTCAGTTAAATGTTCCAACAGGAACGCAGACGGAAAGCAGAACAACTCCACCTCGATATTGGAGCACAGTGAGAGTTCTcaggaagaacaacaacaagTCCTTGCTTCACGTGGAGCTTTGCTGCTCCAAAACGCTCTTGCTGACAAGCCAGTGGAGGAGACTAATGATGGAGAAGGAACCAGAACAAGAAGAAAACCTCTGTCAGACATAGGAAACACGACG GGTAAAACAAATGTGCCAAAGCCAATGAAACGAAGGAAATGGAGGAAGCCTCTGCTTCAGCTCGTTGTAGATCCACCACcagcaacaacaacaccaaCTTCATCTCAGGAGCCGAGCGACTCTGGAGAGGCAAATAATACCAAACTGAAGCTACCGAGGTCGATGACTTCTAAAGGCAGCAACATGCTGAGAGAAAGAAACGCCGACCAAGGCGGTGGTGAATCAGTTGGTAATGGTGGTTTTGTGCAGAGCAGTTCTGGTGGGGCAAGTGGAAGTACAACTTCAGATGAAAAAGAGAACCACACTCGTCGGATCTAA